The following are from one region of the Paenibacillus bovis genome:
- a CDS encoding LrgB family protein, with protein sequence MNIMLSAGIVVSTVFIYAIMAMIYKKFRLPVLMPALTGTVIIVVVLLNLNIPYSTYMKGGQWINQLLGPAVVALAYPLYKQRHQLLKNWLPIIGGSLAGVFAGMLSGMLLALALGFSKPFILSIVPKSVTTPVAIQIVNHLGADSSLTSVFVMIAGFTGAVCGVYLLRLFRIHHVIGSGIALGSSSHALGTAKAMEIGEQASSMSSIAMTISAIVASFIAPLVVWIVFH encoded by the coding sequence ATGAATATAATGCTGAGTGCGGGCATTGTCGTGTCGACCGTATTTATCTATGCGATTATGGCCATGATCTACAAAAAATTCCGCCTGCCGGTGCTGATGCCCGCACTAACAGGAACAGTGATTATTGTAGTCGTACTGCTTAATCTCAATATTCCATACAGTACTTATATGAAAGGGGGTCAATGGATCAACCAGCTGCTCGGACCTGCTGTAGTGGCACTGGCGTATCCGCTCTACAAGCAGCGTCATCAGCTGTTGAAAAATTGGCTGCCTATTATCGGCGGATCCCTGGCAGGCGTATTTGCAGGTATGCTCAGCGGGATGCTGCTTGCGCTGGCACTGGGATTCAGCAAACCATTCATTTTATCCATCGTACCGAAATCGGTGACAACGCCGGTAGCGATTCAGATCGTCAATCATCTGGGAGCAGACTCTTCGCTTACCTCGGTATTTGTCATGATTGCAGGATTTACAGGGGCGGTATGTGGCGTCTATCTACTGCGTCTGTTCCGGATTCACCATGTCATCGGCAGCGGTATTGCCCTAGGCAGCTCATCGCATGCTCTCGGAACCGCTAAAGCTATGGAGATCGGAGAGCAGGCATCTTCGATGAGCTCAATCGCTATGACCATTAGCGCAATCGTTGCATCTTTTATCGCTCCGCTGGTCGTATGGATTGTATTTCATTAA
- a CDS encoding CidA/LrgA family holin-like protein, producing the protein MKAILIVVQIMLLYAIYLAGSYVQEWLNLPIPGSIIGLLLLFILLLCRVIPVSWIEKGSTTILFYLPLFFIPATVGVMNHLDLFAGKGLLLVVVVIVSTILTIAVAGHVSQWLAGGPGTRAARTSDSSRSTNLTQEPGASRNGVQYREKETRI; encoded by the coding sequence ATGAAAGCAATTCTGATTGTTGTCCAGATCATGCTGCTGTACGCTATTTATCTGGCAGGCAGCTATGTGCAGGAGTGGCTGAATCTGCCAATTCCCGGCAGTATTATCGGCCTGCTGCTGCTTTTTATTTTGCTGCTATGCCGGGTCATTCCGGTCTCCTGGATCGAGAAGGGGAGTACGACTATATTGTTTTATCTGCCGCTGTTTTTTATTCCGGCAACGGTAGGAGTGATGAATCATCTGGATCTGTTTGCAGGTAAAGGATTGCTGCTGGTTGTAGTAGTTATTGTCAGCACCATCCTCACTATTGCAGTCGCCGGACATGTAAGCCAGTGGTTGGCAGGAGGGCCGGGTACCCGTGCAGCCAGAACCAGCGACAGCTCCAGGAGTACGAATCTGACTCAGGAGCCTGGCGCCAGTAGAAATGGTGTCCAATACCGGGAAAAGGAGACACGGATATGA